From one Drosophila subpulchrella strain 33 F10 #4 breed RU33 chromosome 3L, RU_Dsub_v1.1 Primary Assembly, whole genome shotgun sequence genomic stretch:
- the LOC119553428 gene encoding uncharacterized protein LOC119553428 — translation MKTVSILLIWLACTFGANIPPTQCPLATNCGKVDESSAICGLDEEVGCIRKYPSKCHLDIAACQEKGKNFTDYSEVYCSLEPYLCEKSPTYERWTILYGHEDE, via the exons ATGAAGACTGTAAGCATTTTGCTAATATGGCTGG CCTGCACTTTTGGAGCAAATATTCCACCAACACAATGCCCTTTGGCAACTAATTGTGGTAAGGTGGATGAGTCAAGTGCTATTTGCGGATTAGATGAGGAGGTGGGTTGTATTCGGAAATATCCCTCCAAGTGTCATTTGGATATAGCAGCATGTCAGGAAAAAGGAAAAA atTTCACTGACTATAGTGAGGTTTACTGCTCATTGGAGCCGTATCTCTGCGAAAAGTCACCCACATATGAGCGCTGGACCATTCTCTATGGTCACGAGGatgaataa
- the LOC119553426 gene encoding uncharacterized protein LOC119553426 isoform X2 has translation MRLSTIVLCCLIYSLKASGMPKNNCPSERICGEVSESKAVCVLDENKNCIRKFKSSCHLAIAACKDRYLQFTDYSDEYCGMDGWMCQEPPYERWTLFFGQEDER, from the exons ATGAGGCTTTCGACCATTGTTTTGTGCTGCTTAA TTTACAGTCTGAAAGCGAGTGGTATGCCAAAAAATAATTGCCCTTCCGAGAGAATTTGTGGAGAAGTAAGCGAATCAAAAGCCGTTTGTGTTTTggatgaaaataaaaattgtataagaaAGTTTAAGTCAAGCTGTCATCTGGCCATTGCCGCATGTAAGGATCGATATTTGC AATTCACCGACTATAGCGACGAGTATTGCGGTATGGATGGTTGGATGTGTCAAGAGCCGCCCTACGAACGCTGGACACTCTTCTTTGGCCAAGAAGATGA ACGATGA
- the LOC119553426 gene encoding uncharacterized protein LOC119553426 isoform X1, producing the protein MRLSTIVLCCLSEWLLIKKKLKNLWNKNLTVYSLKASGMPKNNCPSERICGEVSESKAVCVLDENKNCIRKFKSSCHLAIAACKDRYLQFTDYSDEYCGMDGWMCQEPPYERWTLFFGQEDER; encoded by the exons ATGAGGCTTTCGACCATTGTTTTGTGCTGCTTAAGTGAGTGgttgttaattaaaaaaaaattaaaaaatctttggAACAAAAATCTAACAGTTTACAGTCTGAAAGCGAGTGGTATGCCAAAAAATAATTGCCCTTCCGAGAGAATTTGTGGAGAAGTAAGCGAATCAAAAGCCGTTTGTGTTTTggatgaaaataaaaattgtataagaaAGTTTAAGTCAAGCTGTCATCTGGCCATTGCCGCATGTAAGGATCGATATTTGC AATTCACCGACTATAGCGACGAGTATTGCGGTATGGATGGTTGGATGTGTCAAGAGCCGCCCTACGAACGCTGGACACTCTTCTTTGGCCAAGAAGATGA ACGATGA
- the LOC119553426 gene encoding uncharacterized protein LOC119553426 isoform X3, which translates to MPKNNCPSERICGEVSESKAVCVLDENKNCIRKFKSSCHLAIAACKDRYLQFTDYSDEYCGMDGWMCQEPPYERWTLFFGQEDER; encoded by the exons ATGCCAAAAAATAATTGCCCTTCCGAGAGAATTTGTGGAGAAGTAAGCGAATCAAAAGCCGTTTGTGTTTTggatgaaaataaaaattgtataagaaAGTTTAAGTCAAGCTGTCATCTGGCCATTGCCGCATGTAAGGATCGATATTTGC AATTCACCGACTATAGCGACGAGTATTGCGGTATGGATGGTTGGATGTGTCAAGAGCCGCCCTACGAACGCTGGACACTCTTCTTTGGCCAAGAAGATGA ACGATGA
- the LOC119553426 gene encoding uncharacterized protein LOC119553426 isoform X4 has translation MSSKSLKFYMICLLVICVIGWSAGMPSSGLSRQELEDRYRRMPPVPDERDADAELDNAYDRFTRRPRRRGLKG, from the exons ATGAGCAGCAAATCGCTTAAGTTCTACATGATATGTCTGCTCGTCATCTGCG TGATCGGTTGGAGTGCAGGGATGCCGAGTTCCGGACTTTCACGGCAGGAACTCGAGGACCGCTATCGACGAATGCCGCCGGTTCCCGATGAACGAGATGCAGACGCCGAGCTGGATAATGCTTACGATCGGTTTACTCGAAGACCTCGAAGACGAGGTCTGAAAGGCTAG
- the LOC119554253 gene encoding uncharacterized protein LOC119554253 gives MTSESKMILLFLIGCVVMQTINALPFDRFSREDDERNNEVSGEWFKKPILRLDRLFNSRESPSGSQREVIRPSRSDKAETTQSSKHAHSMITSMLGFVSSVINFGRSFVRDE, from the exons ATGACCTCAGAAAGCAAAATGATTCTGCTCTTCCTCATCGGTTGTGTGGTCATGCAGACAA TCAACGCCCTGCCCTTCGATAGATTCAGTCGGGAGGATGATGAACGGAACAACGAGGTCAGCGGGGAATGGTTCAAAAAGCCCATCCTCAGGTTGGACCGTCTCTTTAACAGCCGAGAATCGCCGTCGGGAAGTCAAAGGGAAGTGATCAGACCCAGCAGAAGCGATAAGGCTGAAACCACGCAGAGCTCCAAGCACGCCCACTCTATGATCACCTCGATGCTCGGTTTCGTCAGCAGTGTCATCAACTTTGGCAGGTCCTTTGTAAGGGATGAATAG
- the LOC119554402 gene encoding uncharacterized protein LOC119554402: MVLLRVIKYLVGCVVRVCNELSQNMSSLNKMFKYHLLEVS; this comes from the exons ATGGTGCTGCTGCGAGTGATCAAGTATCTAGTGG GCTGCGTGGTGCGCGTCTGCAACGAGTTGTCCCAGAACATGAGTTCGCTGAATAAAATGTTCAAGTATCATTTGCTGGAGGTCAGCTAG